Proteins encoded within one genomic window of Conchiformibius steedae:
- the ubiM gene encoding 5-demethoxyubiquinol-8 5-hydroxylase UbiM, with protein MDTDILVIGGGPAGLAFARQFAGSPLRLTVLEQAPPETLQHPPYDGREIALTHRSAEILQRLDIWQRIPANEIYRLRDAKVYNGTSDYTLHFPEPARARGGKTDRLGNLISNHNIRRAAYLAVADTPNVTLHCGTGVKTVATDKQSACATLADGSQIRARLLVAADSRMSQARRQLGIAADMHDFGRTVIVFRTRHSLSNQHTASECFFYGRTLALLPLEEHLTNCVVTIANTRAHELLSLEPADLVKHIQTLLRGKLGEMEIAGTVHTYPLMGVHAKRFYANRAALVGDAAVGMHPVTAHGFNLGLESTDLLAGLILKAQRRGNDIASPALLEEYNFKHQLHTRPLYHGTNAMVNFFTTDTAPAKLLRGAALRISNNLPPLKKIISKQLTG; from the coding sequence ATGGATACCGATATTCTCGTCATCGGCGGCGGACCGGCGGGTTTGGCGTTTGCCCGACAATTTGCAGGCAGCCCGCTGCGCCTGACCGTGCTGGAACAAGCCCCCCCCGAAACCCTGCAACACCCCCCTTACGACGGGCGCGAAATCGCCCTAACCCACCGTTCTGCCGAAATTTTACAGCGTTTGGATATTTGGCAGCGCATTCCCGCTAATGAAATCTACCGTTTGCGCGATGCCAAAGTGTATAACGGCACGTCCGACTACACCCTGCACTTTCCCGAACCCGCACGCGCGCGCGGCGGCAAAACCGACCGTTTGGGCAACCTGATTTCCAACCACAATATCCGCCGCGCCGCCTATTTGGCGGTGGCAGATACCCCCAATGTGACTCTGCATTGCGGCACGGGTGTCAAAACCGTTGCCACCGACAAACAATCCGCCTGCGCCACTTTAGCAGACGGCAGCCAAATCCGCGCCCGTTTGCTGGTGGCTGCCGACAGCCGCATGTCGCAAGCACGGCGGCAGTTGGGCATTGCTGCCGATATGCACGACTTCGGGCGCACCGTAATTGTGTTCCGCACCCGCCACAGCCTGTCTAACCAACACACTGCCAGCGAATGCTTTTTTTACGGGCGCACCCTTGCCCTGCTGCCCTTGGAAGAACATCTGACCAACTGCGTGGTAACGATTGCCAACACCCGCGCCCACGAACTGCTTTCGCTTGAACCTGCCGATTTGGTCAAACACATTCAAACCCTGTTGCGCGGCAAATTGGGCGAAATGGAAATCGCAGGCACGGTACACACTTATCCGCTGATGGGCGTACACGCCAAACGTTTTTATGCCAACCGCGCCGCCTTGGTGGGCGATGCCGCCGTGGGTATGCACCCCGTTACCGCACACGGTTTTAATTTGGGTTTGGAAAGCACGGATTTACTGGCAGGTTTAATCCTGAAAGCACAACGGCGCGGCAACGACATTGCGTCCCCCGCCCTGCTGGAAGAATACAACTTCAAACACCAGCTGCACACCCGTCCGCTGTATCACGGCACCAATGCCATGGTCAATTTCTTTACCACCGATACCGCCCCCGCCAAACTGCTGCGCGGCGCTGCATTACGCATCAGCAACAACCTGCCCCCGCTGAAAAAAATCATCAGCAAACAACTGACGGGCTAA
- the zwf gene encoding glucose-6-phosphate dehydrogenase, producing the protein MSTPNNFHLLLFGATGDLAQRKLFPALYRAHAHDLLHPQARITAIGRSEPDTAAFLATLQQQAQNHLADDFNLQTWQTFCQRIDYLMLDVSQAQQFDALAKFAQSSDTVIAYLSTAPRFFADICQQLARVGLNTPNVRVVLEKPLGNDLDSSRHINAAVGEYFSENQIYRIDHYLGKEALQNLLPLRFGNPLFESVWNKDFIQSVQITVAETLGVGTRGAFYDRTGALRDMVQNHLLQMLCYTAMERPASTHSDDIRNEKLKLLESLRIYTPAEVDTHAVRGQYTAAQGMNAYLDEADIAPDSRTETFVAAELYIDNPRWTGVPFYLRTGKRMAQKQAHIVINFKTDPHNPFAAVANRLTISLQPDETLTLRLNTKRTGSGMQSAPADMVLDLAAAANGRRMEAYELLLLEIIAGRLGLFNRRDELEAAWRWAMPLLERWQDPSAPAPQGYPAGSWGAAAAQALLARHGDTWAENA; encoded by the coding sequence ATGTCCACCCCAAACAATTTTCATCTGCTGCTGTTCGGCGCAACCGGCGATTTGGCGCAACGCAAACTGTTTCCCGCGCTCTATCGCGCCCACGCCCATGATTTGCTGCACCCGCAGGCACGCATTACCGCCATCGGGCGCAGCGAACCCGACACCGCTGCCTTTCTTGCCACCTTGCAACAGCAGGCGCAAAACCATCTGGCAGACGACTTTAATCTCCAAACATGGCAAACCTTCTGCCAACGCATCGATTACCTGATGCTGGACGTTTCCCAAGCCCAACAGTTTGACGCATTGGCAAAATTCGCCCAATCGTCTGACACCGTGATTGCCTACCTGTCCACCGCACCGCGTTTTTTTGCCGACATCTGCCAACAGTTGGCACGCGTGGGCTTAAACACCCCCAATGTGCGCGTGGTGCTGGAAAAACCCCTCGGCAACGACTTGGATTCGTCCCGACACATCAACGCCGCCGTGGGCGAATACTTTAGCGAAAACCAAATTTACCGCATTGACCACTATCTCGGCAAAGAAGCCCTGCAAAACCTGCTGCCACTGCGTTTTGGCAACCCCCTGTTTGAATCGGTATGGAATAAAGACTTTATCCAATCGGTACAAATTACCGTGGCGGAAACCTTGGGTGTCGGCACACGCGGCGCATTTTACGACCGTACGGGCGCACTGCGCGACATGGTGCAAAACCACCTGTTGCAAATGCTGTGTTACACCGCCATGGAACGCCCCGCTTCCACCCATTCCGATGATATTCGTAATGAAAAACTCAAATTATTGGAATCATTACGCATTTACACCCCCGCCGAAGTAGATACACACGCCGTGCGCGGACAATACACCGCCGCCCAAGGCATGAACGCCTATTTGGACGAAGCCGACATCGCCCCCGACAGCCGCACCGAAACCTTTGTCGCTGCCGAGCTGTATATCGATAACCCCCGTTGGACAGGTGTACCGTTTTATCTGCGTACCGGCAAACGCATGGCGCAAAAACAAGCCCATATTGTCATCAATTTCAAAACCGATCCACACAACCCTTTTGCTGCCGTTGCCAACCGCCTTACCATCAGCCTGCAACCCGATGAAACCCTTACCCTGCGCCTAAACACCAAACGCACAGGCAGCGGTATGCAGTCTGCGCCAGCCGATATGGTGCTGGATTTGGCGGCAGCCGCAAACGGACGGCGCATGGAAGCCTACGAATTATTACTGCTGGAAATCATCGCAGGACGTTTGGGCTTATTTAACCGCCGCGATGAGCTGGAAGCCGCATGGCGTTGGGCGATGCCGCTGCTGGAACGCTGGCAAGACCCGTCTGCCCCCGCACCGCAAGGCTATCCTGCGGGTAGTTGGGGTGCTGCCGCCGCACAAGCGCTGCTTGCCCGCCACGGCGACACATGGGCAGAAAACGCCTAA
- a CDS encoding BON domain-containing protein has protein sequence MRPWKTGLRTAILGTLIAAALSGCAAAVIGGGLAASSITDRRSAGSQADDQVMELHVKSKAQSILRRNSYGGFKPSVAVVSYNRRLLLLGQVASQADRQTVERIARAERSAAAVFNHISVVPNARTVADVSNDTSITARVRANLLNVPGVYPGHVKVVTYAGVTYVMGMLSPEQQAAVNQRVSTTPGVMSVVTLYENFTESPY, from the coding sequence ATGAGACCGTGGAAAACAGGTTTGCGAACCGCTATCTTGGGTACACTGATTGCAGCCGCCCTGAGCGGCTGTGCTGCAGCCGTCATCGGCGGCGGGTTGGCGGCGTCTTCGATTACCGACCGCCGTTCTGCCGGCTCGCAAGCCGATGACCAAGTGATGGAACTGCATGTAAAAAGCAAAGCGCAGTCTATTTTGCGCCGTAACAGCTATGGCGGTTTTAAGCCGTCTGTTGCCGTAGTCAGCTACAACCGCCGTCTGCTGCTGTTGGGGCAGGTGGCTTCGCAGGCCGACCGCCAAACCGTTGAACGCATCGCACGCGCCGAACGCAGCGCCGCCGCCGTGTTTAACCACATCAGCGTGGTACCCAATGCGCGTACTGTTGCCGATGTCAGCAACGACACGTCCATTACCGCCCGTGTCCGCGCCAATTTGTTAAATGTGCCGGGTGTGTATCCGGGACATGTTAAAGTGGTTACTTATGCAGGCGTAACCTATGTAATGGGCATGCTCAGCCCCGAACAGCAGGCAGCGGTAAACCAGCGCGTCAGCACCACCCCTGGCGTGATGAGCGTGGTTACGCTGTATGAAAACTTTACCGAATCGCCTTATTAA